A stretch of the Haloplanus aerogenes genome encodes the following:
- a CDS encoding DUF2240 family protein codes for MSLEVAVAAPFRERGRSRLGEGEFVVALSLDRDWFTPDQAKRLVDVAAGRGLLSREDDDLVAEFDPATVAVPDGFVPDESVLREQSTFERILSALTDAGVEKQEAVAAINERQQELGITIEAAAVLYARRRGVGVDSEGTEFPRADGEAVDDAVDRALAELREG; via the coding sequence ATGAGTCTCGAGGTGGCCGTGGCGGCGCCCTTCCGCGAACGGGGCCGCTCCCGACTCGGCGAGGGGGAGTTCGTCGTCGCCCTCTCGCTCGACCGTGACTGGTTCACGCCCGATCAGGCCAAACGCCTCGTCGACGTGGCCGCCGGCCGGGGCCTGCTCTCCCGCGAGGACGACGACCTCGTCGCCGAGTTCGACCCCGCCACCGTCGCCGTCCCCGACGGCTTCGTCCCCGACGAGTCCGTCCTCCGCGAGCAGTCCACGTTCGAGCGCATCCTCTCGGCGTTGACTGACGCCGGCGTGGAGAAACAGGAGGCCGTCGCTGCCATCAACGAACGCCAGCAGGAGCTAGGGATCACCATCGAAGCCGCTGCCGTCCTCTACGCCCGCCGCCGTGGTGTGGGCGTCGACAGCGAGGGAACGGAGTTCCCTCGGGCAGACGGCGAAGCCGTCGACGATGCCGTCGACCGCGCGCTGGCCGAATTACGGGAGGGATAA
- a CDS encoding GIDE domain-containing protein — MASISTGLILVVVALIPTYLFVQVRQANRAVASTETRPTASLTDDIVAVSGTVEAGPAGVLTHPITGADALAVRWDVEEQDDTTEVDESGRQTVPFRLVDDHGAVDIDPSEADLHLSTAHGETFVDAMRAPGEQARTFLERVQENERRSHEAGTKQIHNTPINEATVHGGGGVHYRSRALQPGDTGYVLGPARSDGDGTYTIGGDHGEFIVSDMSRDALSEDLGSNQWLLAGVALLFYVLAAYVTVFG, encoded by the coding sequence ATGGCTTCGATTAGCACGGGACTGATTTTAGTCGTCGTCGCGCTGATTCCCACGTATCTGTTCGTCCAGGTGAGACAGGCGAACCGCGCCGTCGCGTCGACCGAAACACGGCCGACCGCGTCGCTGACCGACGATATCGTCGCGGTCTCGGGAACGGTCGAGGCGGGACCCGCGGGCGTACTCACGCACCCGATCACAGGTGCCGATGCGCTCGCGGTTCGGTGGGACGTCGAGGAGCAGGACGACACGACCGAGGTGGACGAGAGTGGGCGACAGACGGTTCCGTTCCGACTGGTCGACGACCATGGAGCAGTCGACATCGACCCGTCGGAAGCCGATCTGCACCTCTCGACGGCCCACGGCGAGACGTTCGTCGACGCCATGCGTGCGCCGGGCGAACAGGCCCGGACGTTCCTCGAGCGAGTGCAGGAGAACGAACGGCGGAGCCACGAGGCTGGGACCAAGCAGATTCATAACACGCCGATCAACGAGGCCACGGTCCACGGAGGCGGCGGGGTGCATTACCGGAGTCGGGCACTGCAACCCGGCGATACGGGATACGTCCTCGGTCCGGCCCGGTCGGACGGTGACGGCACCTATACCATCGGCGGCGACCACGGCGAGTTCATCGTCTCCGATATGAGCAGGGACGCTCTCAGCGAGGACCTCGGCTCGAACCAGTGGCTCCTCGCCGGCGTCGCCCTGTTGTTCTACGTGCTCGCGGCGTACGTGACCGTCTTCGGGTGA
- a CDS encoding GNAT family N-acetyltransferase has translation MVTVEPAAAAEAAAVTDLWIALATEQRAHGSHLHAADNRDAIRESMAQHAVENGLIVARDGDDLVGFVRFDIERGPLAQDRTRGVVRDLYVEPVRRDEGIGARLLDAAEAALRDRGVEIVALEALAANADAIRFYERQGYRPHRIEFEREVENDKRPRGDR, from the coding sequence ATGGTCACGGTCGAACCGGCAGCCGCCGCCGAGGCCGCCGCCGTCACCGACCTGTGGATCGCACTCGCGACGGAACAGCGCGCCCACGGCTCCCACCTCCACGCCGCGGACAACCGCGACGCGATCAGGGAGTCGATGGCCCAGCACGCGGTCGAAAATGGCCTCATCGTCGCCCGCGACGGCGACGACCTCGTGGGGTTCGTCCGGTTCGATATCGAGCGTGGCCCGCTGGCGCAGGATCGGACACGCGGCGTCGTCCGCGACCTCTACGTGGAACCGGTGCGGCGCGACGAGGGGATCGGTGCGCGTCTCCTCGACGCCGCCGAGGCGGCACTCCGGGATCGGGGAGTCGAAATCGTCGCGCTCGAAGCGCTGGCGGCCAACGCGGACGCCATCCGATTCTACGAACGGCAGGGCTACCGTCCGCACCGAATCGAGTTCGAGCGAGAGGTCGAAAACGATAAACGCCCGCGCGGGGACCGGTAA
- a CDS encoding branched-chain amino acid ABC transporter permease yields the protein MRGLVIGLAGIGLSMTYSILNFANFSHGDYITSGAFAGWATTYAIAGLGRADIGSLLLVGAGGSVLGGALGIGVTTTPVAVVAGVVVAGVFTVLLALAIDRVVYKPIRSESGITLLITSIGVAFALRYLIQFVFGSSVRGTTAAGSIPQVSLYFIDGVVRIDAHDVTLLVVAGGLMLGVHLLLQTTKLGKAMRAMSDNEDLARITGIPTERVVRATWIIGGGLTGVAGYVFILWKGTLGFNDGWLLLLLIFAAVILGGIGSIYGAIAGGLVIGVAASISVLWIPAAFSRAAAFVVMIVILLVRPQGLFSGRSTA from the coding sequence ATGCGCGGGCTCGTCATCGGGCTGGCCGGCATCGGTCTCTCGATGACGTACAGCATCCTGAATTTCGCGAACTTCTCGCACGGTGACTACATCACGAGCGGGGCGTTCGCCGGGTGGGCAACGACCTACGCCATCGCGGGCCTCGGCCGCGCCGACATCGGCTCGCTTCTGCTCGTCGGCGCCGGTGGCTCCGTCCTCGGCGGCGCGCTGGGCATCGGCGTGACGACGACGCCCGTCGCGGTGGTCGCCGGCGTCGTCGTCGCCGGGGTGTTCACCGTCCTCCTCGCCCTCGCCATCGACCGCGTCGTCTACAAACCCATCCGCTCCGAGAGCGGGATCACCCTCCTCATCACCAGCATCGGCGTCGCGTTCGCGCTCCGCTACCTGATCCAGTTCGTCTTCGGATCGAGCGTCCGCGGGACGACCGCCGCCGGGTCGATTCCGCAGGTCTCGCTTTACTTCATCGACGGCGTCGTCCGCATCGACGCCCACGACGTGACGCTGCTCGTCGTCGCCGGCGGCCTCATGCTCGGCGTCCACCTCCTCCTCCAGACGACGAAACTCGGGAAAGCGATGCGCGCCATGTCCGACAACGAGGACCTCGCCCGCATCACGGGCATCCCGACCGAACGCGTCGTCCGCGCGACGTGGATCATCGGCGGCGGCCTCACCGGCGTCGCTGGCTACGTGTTCATCCTCTGGAAGGGGACGCTCGGCTTCAACGACGGCTGGCTCCTCCTCCTGCTCATCTTCGCGGCCGTCATCCTCGGCGGTATCGGCTCCATCTACGGCGCCATCGCGGGCGGCCTCGTCATCGGCGTCGCCGCCTCCATCTCCGTCCTCTGGATTCCCGCCGCCTTCTCCCGCGCCGCCGCCTTCGTCGTCATGATCGTCATCCTGCTCGTCCGGCCGCAGGGCCTGTTCTCCGGGAGGTCGACCGCATGA
- a CDS encoding branched-chain amino acid ABC transporter permease: MSATENDTATGTLRQLWAEDAVKIATLLFVIYAGYLVSGMVLGYSIRGQLNSLASLTFYIGVFATLALALNLHWGYTGLFNIGVVGFMAVGIYVMAFVSKPLYGTTGAAQVGGLGLPIPVGIFAGMVAAAILGFVVALPALRLRADYLAIVTIAMSEIVRFTFLSSTFQQFQFPHTLSGETTRVGFGGGSGLILDFPDPLLALIDVLGLSGAYDGLVRLVGRVVPNNPDPIVHSLVYGLVLLGVVAAYFWLLKRTGESPFGRVLKAIREDEDVARALGKNTDRFKIISFMLGCALMGLAGILWLMGQGAVTPNFFRPRLTFFVWIALIIGGAGSNTGSVMGAAVFAAALYQGPLYFQNVVTSVFQPGDAPGSFGPAISPLLSSADPVPFLLYTLDSVRQLQLVVMGVVLIWLMHNRPQGMLGHRKETAAAIPLGRQGGSAGPESGSSEPDAEPAPQPDGDGTGGTGDE, encoded by the coding sequence ATGAGCGCGACCGAGAACGACACAGCGACCGGGACGCTCCGCCAACTGTGGGCGGAGGACGCCGTCAAGATCGCCACCCTCCTCTTTGTCATCTACGCCGGCTATCTCGTCAGCGGCATGGTCCTCGGCTACAGCATCCGTGGACAGCTCAACTCGCTGGCGTCGCTCACCTTCTACATCGGCGTCTTCGCCACGCTCGCGCTCGCCCTCAACCTCCACTGGGGCTACACCGGCCTGTTCAACATCGGCGTCGTCGGCTTCATGGCCGTCGGCATCTACGTGATGGCCTTTGTCTCCAAACCGCTGTACGGAACCACGGGGGCGGCACAGGTCGGCGGCCTCGGCCTGCCCATCCCCGTCGGTATCTTCGCGGGGATGGTCGCCGCCGCGATCCTCGGCTTCGTCGTCGCCCTCCCGGCGCTTCGCCTCCGCGCCGACTACCTCGCTATCGTCACCATCGCGATGTCCGAAATCGTCCGTTTCACCTTCCTCTCTTCGACGTTCCAGCAGTTCCAGTTCCCGCACACGCTCTCGGGGGAGACCACTCGCGTCGGCTTCGGCGGCGGGAGCGGTCTCATCCTCGATTTCCCCGATCCCTTGCTCGCGCTCATCGACGTACTCGGGCTCTCGGGGGCGTACGACGGCCTCGTCCGGCTGGTCGGGCGGGTCGTCCCCAACAACCCCGATCCCATCGTCCACAGTCTCGTCTACGGCCTCGTCCTCCTCGGCGTCGTCGCGGCGTACTTCTGGCTCCTGAAACGGACGGGTGAGTCGCCGTTCGGTCGCGTCCTGAAAGCGATCCGCGAGGACGAGGACGTGGCCCGTGCCCTCGGGAAAAACACCGACCGCTTCAAAATCATCTCCTTCATGCTCGGCTGTGCGCTGATGGGGCTGGCCGGCATCCTCTGGCTGATGGGACAGGGCGCCGTGACGCCCAACTTCTTTCGCCCGCGGCTCACCTTCTTCGTCTGGATCGCGCTCATCATCGGCGGTGCCGGGTCGAACACCGGGAGCGTCATGGGCGCCGCCGTCTTCGCCGCCGCCCTCTATCAGGGGCCGCTCTACTTCCAGAACGTCGTCACCTCGGTGTTCCAGCCCGGCGATGCGCCGGGGAGCTTCGGCCCGGCTATCTCTCCGCTCCTGTCGAGCGCCGATCCGGTGCCCTTCCTGCTCTACACGCTCGACAGCGTCCGCCAGCTCCAGCTCGTCGTCATGGGTGTCGTCCTCATCTGGCTGATGCACAACCGTCCGCAGGGGATGCTCGGCCACCGTAAGGAGACGGCGGCGGCCATCCCGCTCGGCAGGCAGGGCGGCAGCGCAGGGCCGGAATCGGGATCGAGCGAGCCCGACGCCGAGCCGGCCCCCCAGCCCGACGGCGACGGCACGGGAGGGACGGGCGATGAGTGA
- a CDS encoding ABC transporter ATP-binding protein — protein sequence MSESITQSRPDVADTPLRVEGLTKRFGGITAVDGASFEVEQGTLTGLIGPNGAGKSTTFNLITGMLSPDAGRVVFDGEDITGLEPYQIANRGLVRTFQIARELGEMTVLENMMLAPKHQRGEHLWRSVLPGARGGVVEQEEELLERVWEALEFFEIEHLAEEYAGNLSGGQRKLLEMARALLTDPDMLLLDEPFAGVNPTLEQRLLDHIHELRDQGYTFLLVEHDMDLIMNNCRHVIVMHQGQILTEGTPEEIKANEEVIEAYLGGDV from the coding sequence ATGAGTGAGTCGATCACCCAATCGCGACCGGACGTTGCCGACACGCCGCTCCGCGTCGAAGGACTGACGAAACGCTTCGGCGGCATCACGGCCGTCGACGGCGCGTCGTTCGAAGTGGAACAGGGGACGCTCACGGGACTGATCGGGCCGAACGGCGCCGGCAAGTCGACGACGTTCAACCTGATCACGGGCATGCTCTCGCCCGACGCGGGACGGGTCGTCTTCGACGGCGAGGACATCACCGGTCTCGAACCCTACCAGATCGCCAACCGGGGGCTGGTCCGGACGTTCCAGATCGCCCGCGAACTCGGGGAGATGACCGTCCTCGAAAATATGATGCTCGCCCCGAAACACCAGCGGGGCGAACACCTCTGGCGGTCCGTCCTCCCCGGCGCTCGCGGAGGCGTCGTCGAACAGGAGGAGGAGTTGCTCGAACGCGTGTGGGAGGCGCTGGAGTTCTTCGAGATCGAACACCTCGCGGAGGAGTACGCGGGCAACCTCTCGGGCGGCCAGCGCAAACTGCTGGAGATGGCGCGGGCGCTCCTGACCGACCCCGACATGCTCCTGCTGGACGAACCGTTCGCGGGAGTCAATCCAACGCTCGAACAGCGCTTGCTCGATCACATCCACGAACTCCGCGATCAGGGTTACACCTTCCTGCTGGTCGAACACGACATGGATCTCATCATGAACAACTGCCGGCACGTGATCGTGATGCATCAGGGTCAGATCCTGACCGAAGGGACGCCCGAGGAGATCAAGGCCAACGAGGAGGTCATCGAGGCGTATCTGGGGGGTGACGTATGA
- a CDS encoding ABC transporter ATP-binding protein gives MSAADGDELLVVRDLDAGYGDLQILNSVDMDVADEEYVTIVGPNGAGKSTVMKSVFGLTTYMGGEITFDGADITERPPEEIIHEGIGYVPQSDNVFASLSVRENLEMGAYILDDMPEDRLAEVFERFPVLEERQGQTAGTMSGGQRQMLAMGRALMLDPDLLLLDEPSAGLAPDLVDEMFDRIDEINDAGTSILMVEQNAKEALRRCDRGYVLANGQNRFEGDGRTLLDDEEVRQQFLGG, from the coding sequence ATGAGCGCCGCCGACGGCGACGAACTCCTCGTCGTCCGCGACCTCGACGCCGGCTACGGCGACCTCCAGATCCTGAACAGCGTCGACATGGACGTGGCCGACGAGGAGTACGTCACCATCGTCGGTCCGAACGGCGCCGGCAAGTCGACCGTCATGAAGTCGGTGTTCGGTCTCACGACCTACATGGGGGGCGAGATCACGTTCGACGGCGCGGACATCACCGAACGGCCGCCCGAGGAGATCATCCACGAGGGTATCGGCTACGTCCCGCAGTCGGACAACGTGTTCGCCTCCCTCTCCGTGCGAGAGAACCTGGAGATGGGGGCGTACATCCTCGACGATATGCCCGAGGACCGGCTAGCGGAGGTGTTCGAGCGCTTCCCCGTCCTCGAAGAGCGACAGGGCCAGACCGCGGGCACGATGAGCGGCGGGCAGCGACAGATGCTCGCCATGGGTCGGGCGCTCATGCTCGATCCCGACCTCCTCCTCCTCGACGAACCGAGCGCCGGTCTCGCGCCCGATCTCGTCGACGAGATGTTCGACCGGATCGACGAGATCAACGACGCCGGAACCTCGATCCTGATGGTCGAACAGAACGCGAAAGAAGCGTTGCGCCGCTGTGATCGGGGCTACGTCCTCGCCAACGGACAGAATCGGTTCGAGGGCGACGGCCGGACGCTCCTCGACGACGAGGAGGTCCGCCAGCAGTTCCTCGGCGGTTAG
- a CDS encoding ABC transporter substrate-binding protein yields MVRDIGRREFLVGTGTAGTVGLAGCIGGGNGGNGGNGGNGGNGGSGGPDMLVVIGYPESGIQLFRDYYSMSSGEHDILVPDGLRDGAMPGQVGNDMENVIGTAPAAGGPNQEAFNSLFQEQYGSSPGVFTSQSYDSVALQILANAAAGENNGTAIRDQMRRIANPEGTEYGPQNFLEAVEAAANGEDINYQGASSATNFNQAGDPASAAYAIWEFQGADQQGTSQIEVQNFEGANPSGGGAMASSAPGGMGRTIDVGILLPETGDLASVGGPMIQAAQLPARQVNNSDLDLEVNAQVEDTQTSPSAGVTAAEALVNAGMPSVCGSASSGVNVPVSQEVFIPNQIVGCSPSSTALSVTSLDDDDYIFRTAPSDQLQGRVMAQVASERLGNSTAATLYVNNDYGQQLSERFTGVFQDEFGGTVTNQVAFNIGESSYTSVIETALSG; encoded by the coding sequence ATGGTACGCGATATCGGACGACGCGAATTCTTGGTTGGTACCGGCACGGCCGGCACCGTCGGCCTAGCAGGTTGCATCGGCGGCGGCAACGGCGGTAACGGCGGTAACGGCGGTAACGGTGGCAACGGCGGCAGCGGTGGCCCCGACATGCTCGTCGTCATCGGCTACCCCGAGAGCGGGATCCAGTTGTTCCGCGACTACTACTCCATGTCGAGCGGGGAACACGACATCCTCGTCCCCGACGGCCTCCGCGACGGCGCGATGCCGGGGCAGGTCGGCAACGACATGGAAAACGTCATCGGGACGGCGCCGGCGGCGGGCGGCCCGAACCAGGAGGCGTTCAACAGTCTGTTCCAAGAACAGTACGGCTCGTCGCCGGGCGTGTTCACCTCCCAGTCGTACGACTCGGTCGCGCTCCAGATCCTCGCGAACGCGGCGGCAGGCGAGAACAACGGCACGGCCATCCGCGACCAGATGCGCCGCATCGCCAACCCCGAGGGCACCGAGTACGGCCCCCAGAACTTCCTCGAGGCCGTCGAGGCGGCAGCCAACGGCGAGGACATCAACTATCAGGGCGCCTCCAGCGCGACCAACTTCAATCAGGCCGGCGACCCGGCGTCCGCGGCGTACGCCATCTGGGAGTTCCAGGGCGCCGATCAGCAGGGCACGAGCCAGATCGAAGTCCAGAACTTCGAGGGCGCGAACCCGTCGGGCGGTGGCGCGATGGCCAGTAGCGCACCCGGTGGCATGGGCCGCACCATCGACGTGGGCATCCTCCTGCCGGAGACGGGTGACCTCGCGTCCGTCGGCGGCCCGATGATTCAGGCGGCCCAGTTGCCGGCGCGGCAGGTCAACAACTCCGACCTCGACCTCGAAGTGAACGCACAGGTGGAGGACACTCAGACCTCGCCGTCGGCGGGCGTCACGGCCGCGGAGGCGCTGGTCAACGCTGGCATGCCGAGTGTCTGTGGCTCCGCTTCCTCCGGCGTGAACGTCCCGGTGTCCCAAGAGGTGTTCATTCCGAATCAGATCGTCGGCTGTTCGCCGTCCAGTACGGCGCTGTCGGTCACCAGCCTCGACGACGACGACTACATCTTCCGGACGGCGCCGTCCGACCAGTTGCAGGGCCGCGTGATGGCACAGGTGGCGTCCGAACGCCTCGGTAACTCGACGGCGGCGACGCTCTACGTCAACAACGACTACGGTCAGCAACTCTCCGAGCGATTCACCGGCGTGTTCCAAGACGAGTTCGGCGGCACCGTGACGAATCAGGTCGCGTTCAACATCGGCGAGTCGTCGTACACGTCCGTCATCGAGACGGCGCTGTCGGGCTAA
- a CDS encoding DUF5785 family protein: MDWPHDPDGEEGSEGRRKYGHAVIAKKVDEEEDFPLDVAAFVDEYGDDPVRIDFETVVSVRDIFDGVDADEFADFVEMHQALGEAMREQGYWFYEGADTFVGGA; the protein is encoded by the coding sequence ATGGACTGGCCACACGACCCCGACGGCGAGGAGGGAAGCGAAGGCCGACGCAAGTACGGCCACGCCGTCATCGCCAAGAAGGTCGACGAGGAGGAGGACTTCCCGCTCGACGTCGCGGCGTTCGTCGACGAGTACGGCGACGACCCCGTCCGGATCGACTTCGAGACCGTCGTCTCGGTGCGAGACATCTTCGATGGCGTCGACGCCGACGAGTTCGCGGACTTCGTCGAGATGCACCAGGCCCTCGGCGAAGCGATGCGCGAGCAGGGCTACTGGTTCTACGAGGGTGCCGATACGTTCGTCGGCGGCGCCTGA
- a CDS encoding helix-turn-helix domain-containing protein, which translates to MTDIKAVVRVEHPDIVLTETVCHDRSSKVKSISEAGTDPTSGKFFYRVKSSDFRRFEDGLRNDHTVGEFERVIETRDGEAIYSFEYTDEAKILSPVISAANGVILDMENDGNAWIISVWMSERTELAHLWDYAQQNDIGIELLRVNEYASLGDTDAGLTDSQREALLVAVETGYFEEPRNATLGDVAADLDISQPAASGLLRRGIKRLIVSSLMDDSEKPPD; encoded by the coding sequence ATGACCGATATTAAAGCGGTCGTCCGAGTCGAGCATCCGGATATCGTCCTCACGGAGACCGTCTGCCACGACCGAAGTTCGAAAGTCAAGTCGATCTCAGAGGCAGGAACCGACCCGACATCGGGGAAGTTCTTCTATCGCGTCAAGTCGTCTGACTTCCGCCGGTTCGAGGACGGCTTACGGAACGACCACACCGTCGGCGAATTCGAACGCGTCATCGAGACCAGAGACGGCGAGGCGATCTACAGCTTCGAGTATACGGACGAAGCGAAGATCCTCTCACCGGTTATCTCGGCCGCGAACGGTGTCATACTCGACATGGAGAACGACGGAAACGCTTGGATCATCTCGGTATGGATGTCCGAGCGAACGGAGCTGGCCCATCTGTGGGACTATGCACAACAGAACGACATTGGAATCGAGTTACTGCGCGTGAACGAGTACGCAAGTTTAGGTGACACGGACGCTGGGTTAACCGATAGCCAACGAGAAGCACTCCTCGTCGCAGTCGAAACCGGGTATTTCGAAGAGCCACGGAACGCGACGCTCGGCGACGTCGCCGCCGATCTGGATATCTCTCAACCGGCAGCTAGCGGCCTCCTTCGACGTGGAATCAAGCGACTCATCGTCTCGTCTCTGATGGACGACAGTGAAAAACCACCTGACTGA
- a CDS encoding SDR family oxidoreductase produces the protein MNGIQDAVAIVTGASSGIGRAAAERFAAEGASVVAADVDPEGGEATVESIRDAGGEATFVETDVSDRDDVDAMVAEAVDRYGGLDFAFNNAGIEGTNESMVDQSDTDWERVIDINLKGVFLGMQAEIPAMLDDGGGAIVNTSSIAGIVGFPGVSPYVASKHGVIGLTKNAALEYGREGVRVNAISPGVIRTPMVERSSAENPEMVEGVSEATPIGRIGEPEEIGDAAVWLCSDDASFVTGETMVIDGGYVSQ, from the coding sequence ATGAACGGGATTCAGGACGCGGTAGCGATCGTAACGGGGGCGAGCAGTGGTATCGGTCGGGCAGCGGCGGAGCGGTTCGCCGCGGAGGGAGCGAGCGTCGTCGCGGCGGATGTCGATCCGGAGGGGGGCGAAGCGACCGTCGAATCGATACGCGACGCCGGTGGCGAGGCCACCTTCGTCGAGACGGACGTGAGCGACCGAGACGATGTCGACGCGATGGTGGCGGAAGCCGTCGACCGCTACGGTGGCCTCGACTTCGCGTTCAACAACGCCGGCATCGAGGGGACGAACGAGTCGATGGTCGACCAGTCGGACACCGACTGGGAGCGCGTCATCGACATCAACCTGAAGGGCGTCTTCCTCGGGATGCAGGCCGAAATTCCGGCGATGCTCGACGACGGCGGCGGCGCCATCGTGAACACGTCGTCTATCGCCGGGATCGTCGGCTTCCCGGGCGTCAGCCCGTACGTCGCGAGCAAACACGGCGTGATCGGGCTGACGAAAAACGCCGCCCTCGAGTACGGTCGCGAGGGCGTGCGGGTCAACGCCATCTCGCCCGGTGTGATCCGGACGCCGATGGTCGAGCGGTCTTCGGCGGAGAACCCCGAGATGGTCGAGGGAGTGAGCGAGGCGACACCGATCGGCCGGATCGGCGAACCGGAGGAGATCGGCGACGCGGCCGTGTGGCTCTGCTCGGACGACGCTTCCTTCGTCACCGGCGAGACGATGGTGATCGACGGTGGCTACGTGAGTCAGTAG
- a CDS encoding DUF998 domain-containing protein, translating into MVSELTDGSSRFGLDDRTIAGSSLVLAGAVAIMGIITAQSLYPDYSIRQDISDLGSTQPPDPVIHQPSATIFNGTMLVTGLLVLLAVYFLHRATGRRVLTVPLALFGVGIFGVGLFPGNVTPWHGLFALLTFFSGGVTVLLSSRVVSRPFVAFCVAFGGVSLAILVSVFVYGLALRTPHPLAALGPGGIERWVVYPLLCWVLAFGGYLLGTGTNTDGETHG; encoded by the coding sequence ATGGTCTCCGAATTGACCGACGGATCGTCACGGTTCGGCCTGGACGATCGCACGATTGCCGGCAGTAGTCTGGTTCTCGCTGGCGCCGTCGCGATCATGGGCATCATCACGGCCCAGTCGCTCTACCCCGACTATTCGATTCGACAGGATATCAGCGACCTCGGATCGACACAACCTCCCGATCCCGTCATCCACCAGCCGTCGGCGACGATTTTCAACGGCACCATGCTGGTGACTGGCCTCCTCGTGTTGCTCGCCGTCTACTTCCTTCACCGAGCGACGGGTCGGCGCGTGCTTACGGTGCCGCTCGCACTCTTCGGTGTCGGTATCTTCGGCGTCGGCCTCTTCCCCGGCAACGTCACCCCGTGGCACGGCCTCTTCGCCCTCCTCACGTTCTTCAGCGGCGGCGTCACCGTTCTCCTCTCCTCACGGGTCGTCAGCCGCCCCTTCGTCGCCTTCTGTGTCGCGTTCGGTGGCGTCTCGCTCGCGATCTTGGTGAGCGTCTTCGTCTACGGTCTGGCCCTTCGAACGCCGCACCCACTAGCAGCGCTCGGCCCCGGCGGCATCGAGCGATGGGTCGTCTACCCGCTCCTCTGCTGGGTACTCGCCTTCGGCGGCTACCTGCTCGGAACGGGGACGAACACCGACGGCGAGACACACGGCTAA
- a CDS encoding CPBP family intramembrane glutamic endopeptidase translates to MNLLLGWFFGFAIAAFQEETLFRGFLQRYLQQRHGRTTAIVGQSVVFTLAHLGYYPVSAWPLLLVVFLVGLVTGWLADRRGTLLAAGLAHGFVG, encoded by the coding sequence GTGAACCTCCTGCTCGGCTGGTTCTTCGGCTTCGCTATCGCCGCCTTCCAGGAGGAGACGCTCTTCCGTGGTTTCCTCCAGCGGTACCTCCAGCAGCGACACGGGCGTACCACCGCCATCGTCGGGCAATCGGTCGTCTTCACACTCGCCCACCTCGGCTACTACCCCGTCTCGGCGTGGCCCCTGCTTCTCGTCGTGTTCCTCGTCGGTCTCGTCACCGGGTGGCTCGCCGACCGACGAGGGACGCTTCTCGCTGCAGGCCTCGCGCACGGGTTCGTGGGCTGA
- a CDS encoding uracil-DNA glycosylase yields the protein MDPAQDSPENPFGMDEDCQNCPDLCDARTNVVHGYGDVGADFVFVGGHPSPGADRTGVPFTGDDAGRRLQRMLGELGFSNSPPDADRPELDGAYLTYLTRCRHPERDPTGEEITTCDPYLTADLRMINPEIIVPVGTLALRGVAVEHTTRDPAELDATEQHATTIRGRGFELVPMRALDDQTDADTEAFVEHVAESVLGRDYRQTKGRSGAHD from the coding sequence GTGGACCCAGCACAGGACTCCCCCGAGAACCCGTTCGGCATGGACGAGGACTGCCAGAACTGCCCGGACCTCTGTGATGCACGTACGAACGTCGTCCACGGCTACGGCGACGTGGGCGCGGACTTCGTCTTCGTCGGCGGCCACCCGAGTCCCGGCGCCGACCGCACTGGCGTCCCCTTCACCGGCGACGACGCCGGTCGCCGTCTCCAGCGGATGCTGGGCGAACTCGGATTTTCGAACTCGCCACCCGACGCCGACCGGCCGGAACTCGACGGCGCCTATCTCACCTACCTCACCCGGTGTCGACATCCCGAGCGCGACCCGACCGGGGAGGAGATCACCACCTGCGATCCCTACCTCACCGCCGACCTGCGCATGATCAACCCGGAGATCATCGTCCCCGTCGGCACCCTCGCACTCCGGGGGGTCGCCGTCGAACATACGACCCGTGACCCCGCCGAACTCGACGCCACGGAACAGCACGCGACGACCATCCGCGGGCGCGGGTTCGAACTCGTGCCGATGCGCGCCCTCGACGACCAGACCGACGCCGACACCGAGGCGTTCGTCGAACACGTCGCCGAGTCGGTGCTCGGTCGCGACTACCGCCAGACCAAGGGACGGAGCGGCGCGCACGATTAG